In Capsicum annuum cultivar UCD-10X-F1 chromosome 11, UCD10Xv1.1, whole genome shotgun sequence, one genomic interval encodes:
- the LOC107847802 gene encoding polygalacturonase non-catalytic subunit AroGP2, whose product MHTKFLFSSCIVLVLLFSLSSVNVVVAGDGESSGESGNPFTPKGYLIRYWKQHVSNDLPKPWFFLNKASPLSAAQYAKYSKLVADQKALTTQLHSFCSSANLMCAPDLLPNLEKHKGDVHFTTYGDKNFTNYNTKVYGLGFNSFKNYSEDFTGGINSFRRYGRDSPRDNQFDNYAPDGNVVDQSFNSYSTNTPGGSGQFTNYGPDTNVPSLKFNSYSDNGAGSDQNFTSYGSRANVPDMHFTSYSDHGTGGEHRFKSYGDDGNSGGESFRNYGKDGNEADGVFTSYGNETNVLGSTFMNYGETANGESQNFMFYSTNGNNPQNNFKNYGVEGNGPSETFTNYRDQSNVGDDTFTTYVKHSNGGEANFTNYGQSFNDGTDVFTTYGKGANNPHINFKTYGVNNTFKDYVKDTAIFSNYQNKTSQDLASLAEVNSVKKVNNRWVEPRKFFREKMLKSGTVMPMPDIRDKMPKRSFLPRVIASQLPFSSSKIAELKKIFHATDDSHVAKMIGDALSECERAPSAGETKRCANSAEDMIDFATSVLGRNVIVRTTENTKGSKGNIMIGSVKGINGGNVTKSVSCHQSLFPYLLYYCHSVPKVRVYEADILDPNSKAKINHGVAICHVDTSSWGPRHGAFIALGSGPGKIEVCHWIFENDMTWTIAD is encoded by the exons ATGCATAccaaatttcttttttcttcctgCATCGTACTTGTTCTTTTGTTCTCACTATCTTCTGTCAAT GTTGTTGTTGCTGGAGATGGAGAAAGTTCTGGTGAATCTGGGAACCCATTTACACCAAAGGGTTATCTGATTAGGTACTGGAAGCAACATGTGTCAAATGACTTACCAAAGCCATGGTTCTTTCTCAACAAGGCATCCCCATTGAGTGCTGCACAATATGCAAAATATTCAAAGCTTGTTGCTGATCAAAAGGCACTCACCACACAGCTTCACTCCTTTTGCTCTTCAGCAAATCTCATGTGTGCACCTGATTTGTTACCAAATCTTGAAAAGCACAAGGGAGATGTCCATTTTACCACTTATGGTGACAAGAACTTTACCAATTACAACACTAAAGTATATGGTCTCGGATTTAACTCATTCAAGAACTATTCCGAGGATTTTACTGGAGGTATAAATTCTTTCAGGCGTTATGGTAGAGATTCTCCCCGTGACAATCAATTTGACAACTATGCTCCTGATGGCAATGTAGTTGATCAAAGTTTCAACAGCTATAGCACAAATACTCCAGGGGGTTCTGGCCAATTCACAAATTATGGGCCAGATACCAATGTCCCCTCTCTAAAGTTCAATTCCTATTCGGACAATGGTGCAGGCTCGGACCAAAATTTCACAAGTTATGGCTCAAGGGCCAATGTCCCTGATATGCACTTCACTTCCTATTCCGACCATGGAACAGGTGGGGAACATAGATTCAAATCCTACGGAGATGACGGAAATTCTGGTGGCGAATCTTTCAGAAACTATGGCAAAGATGGGAATGAGGCTGATGGTGTATTCACAAGCTATGGAAACGAGACAAATGTTTTAGGCTCAACATTTATGAACTATGGTGAGACAGCAAATGGGGAGAgtcaaaatttcatgttttattctACCAACGGTAATAATCctcaaaacaacttcaagaacTATGGTGTTGAAGGTAATGGTCCATCTGAGACTTTTACTAACTACAGAGATCAATCAAATGTTGGAGATGACACGTTCACTACCTACGTCAAGCATTCCAATGGCGGTGAAGCAAATTTTACCAACTATGGTCAATCATTTAATGATGGTACTGATGTATTTACTACCTATGGTAAAGGGGCTAATAACCCACATATTAATTTCAAGACTTATGGAGTTAACAACACTTTCAAAGATTATGTCAAAGATACTGCCATATTTTCCAACTATCAAAACAAAACTTCCCAAGATTTGGCTTCGTTGGCTGAGGTCAACAGTGTCAAAAAGGTGAATAACCGGTGGGTTGAACCCAGGAAGTTTTTCCGGGAGAAGATGCTGAAGAGTGGTACAGTCATGCCTATGCCAGACATAAGAGATAAGATGCCTAAAAGGTCATTTTTGCCTCGGGTGATTGCTTCGCAATTACCCTTTTCTAGCTCAAAGATTGCTGAGCTGAAGAAAATCTTCCATGCCACCGATGATTCTCATGTGGCAAAGATGATCGGCGATGCCCTGAGCGAATGTGAAAGAGCACCGAGCGCCGGGGAAACAAAACGATGTGCTAATTCAGCCGAAGATATGATTGATTTCGCAACTTCAGTGCTTGGCCGAAATGTCATTGTTCGAACCACCGAGAATACAAAAGGATCAAAGGGAAATATTATGATAGGATCAGTCAAAGGAATCAACGGTGGAAATGTCACCAAATCAGTGTCGTGTCATCAGAGCTTGTTCCCTTATTTACTCTATTACTGCCATTCAGTTCCTAAAGTGCGGGTCTATGAAGCTGATATTTTGGACCCAAATTCAAAGGCTAAGATCAACCATGGCGTCGCCATTTGCCATGTGGATACTTCTTCATGGGGACCCAGGCACGGAGCCTTCATTGCACTCGGGTCAGGACCTGGGAAAATAGAGGTTTGTCATTGGATCTTTGAAAACGACATGACTTGGACAATTGCTGATTGA